A region of Zeugodacus cucurbitae isolate PBARC_wt_2022May chromosome 5, idZeuCucr1.2, whole genome shotgun sequence DNA encodes the following proteins:
- the LOC105215409 gene encoding 26S proteasome regulatory subunit 6B, whose protein sequence is MDVLISEKEDILDFKLKDAHSSLDELDIDDLYVRYKKLQKTLEFLEVQEEYIKDEQRNLKKEYLHAQEEVKRIQSVPLVIGQFLEAVDQNTGIVGSTTGSNYYVRILSTIDRELLKPSASVALHKHSNALVDVLPPEADSSISMLQPDEKPDVSYADIGGMDMQKQEIREAVELPLTHFELYKQIGIDPPRGVLMYGPPGCGKTMLAKAVAHHTTASFIRVVGSEFVQKYLGEGPRMVRDVFRLAKENAPAIIFIDEIDAIATKRFDAQTGADREVQRILLELLNQMDGFDQTTNVKVIMATNRADTLDPALLRPGRLDRKIEFPLPDRRQKRLIFSTITSKMNLSEDVDLEDFVARPDKISGADINAICQEAGMHAVRENRYIVLGKDFEKGYKNNIKKDEQEHEFYK, encoded by the exons ATGGATGTACTTATTTCAGAAAAG gaGGATATTCTTGACTTTAAGTTGAAGGATGCACATAGTTCTTTAGATGAACTCGACATAGATGATTTGTATGTTCGATATAAG AAACTTCAAAAAACACTTGAATTTTTGGAAGTACAAGAAGAATATATTAAGGACGAACAACGTAACTTAAAAAAAGAGTACCTTCATGCACAAGAGGAGGTTAAACGTATACAATCTGTCCCATTGGTTATTGGGCAATTTTTGGAAGCCGTTGATCAAAATACAGGCATAGTTGGATCTACTACTGGTTCTAATTATTACGTTCGTATATTATCTACTATTGATCGAGAATTATTAAAACCTTCGGCATCGGTTGCATTGCATAAACATAGTAATGCTTTAGTAGACGTACTACCACCAGAAGCGGATAGTTCTATATCTATGCTTCAACCCGATGAAAAGCCAGATGTAAGTTATGCAGATATTGGTGGCATGGATatgcaaaaacaagaaatacgCGAAGCTGTAGAATTACCTCTGACACACTTCGAGTTGTACAAGCAAAttg GTATTGACCCCCCTCGCGGAGTTCTTATGTATGGACCACCTGGTTGTGGAAAAACTATGTTAGCAAAGGCAGTAGCACATCATACCACTGCATCATTTATTCGTGTTGTTGGTTCAGAATTCGTGCAGAAGTATCTTGGAGAAGGTCCTAGAATGGTACGAGATGTTTTTCGTTTGGCAAAGGAAAACGCTCCAGCTATAATATTCATTGATGAAATTGATGCTATCGCTACAAAGCGGTTTGATGCCCAAACTGGTGCAGATAGGGAAGTCCAGCGTATTCTTTTAGAGCTATTGAATCAAATGGACGGATTTGACCAAACGACAAACGTTAAAGTTATTATGGCAACTAATCGCGCAGATACATTGGACCCAGCACTTTTACGTCCTGGCCGTCTAGACAGGAAAATCGAATTCCCACTGCCAGACAGAAGACAAAAGAGGTTGATATTCTCAACAATTACttcaaaaatgaatttaagCGAGGATGTTGATTTGGAAGATTTCGTGGCACGGCCGGATAAAATATCTGGTGCGGATATAAATGCCATATGTCAAGAAGCTGGAATgcatgctgtgagggagaatcgATATATTGTTTTAGGAAAAGATTTCGAGaaagggtataaaaataatattaaaaaagatgAGCAAGAAcatgaattttataaataa
- the LOC105215408 gene encoding uncharacterized protein LOC105215408 — MSRFGLRSSSDIFKVSEEQANRKKIGSDSKLSSKRNCQKKKKLIYLHKDEGLNESCTQKDENKSSVSIVCSLPLNRLSGFIEKLKTNNLSIEIKNQYINKSSLNEVKGVDGINLCDQLSVGTICENVGSNHQEFDDCTSSVEESVRILCLYCDKKFTSYKMQLKHVEKFHIQHKNRRCSGRNSQVALLNDSKKQRGDSCGIVVAKYPGCIYCKRSRSNQIEASIKDLNDLFLHFVDCHPDKYFGCKSCVLRFPNISKLSQHMQAIHKDIPHLADDSLKCKDYDLTILENDDIEKNSRDRLKTTKPRCSKTQKSVNVSIPSTSPEDPITTNSNTIMGAEEPILSRLGLAQNRLPNSRKGIRSRKDSILSDSILKPDQPSVYMTAVKARNKSGKNAIRESGDAEVVFRMPTRTEMLSSVFDENFYRDVVSNVRNNLLYFLDGKLLGNVGSAMHMNSSVSLIKHQMPTIKSTLAESPIVPDERIIIDSEIHAATSLSTITAFPTLLTAEQYGGDAVLSKIRRPHTKHSWKWKWDSVKKFKLINEGGKIVKKMKQPMLGLRDLSKLDMWTQLSMRQKHEMQQCILNADSHSNESVREEKQRINEQLNYILDMRLLPHIILEQNEQAIIKIENDEFGILSHMPNSEEDGSYNILNQSFVDETFFSILQLSPNHELHCNRTQLVLSGEWARPRCYLCMCCGAKFEKLKSLEEHKMFRHSHVLSAHYEVVGRELLAGNSLCHLFIPNRALSYYGNESYSNSNIVRKIGWKKNESIHISQRILTGSTGDDDSSDSIQSTVNSCTLNVYSAKHSTTTDECDTDTKTTLDINTGSPSNSMQSSNSLFTAPSKMHLKCKEGVSISTKCSKCTRRCNGTLDLYRHMLDCSGDYIWSLAKKRKYRYYCGSKKRRSWNKHNFAELRKKPQKISKPSPPSNDTEESISSSKVKTPSRQRPSDAESIKKMLENLPPKRICKKIFPALTKTKKSKFITKHKIYSSQGRLRSTRARQISKLSKSKVNFSNKTNKSMKRLHHKSDKMVVKHNPKNLLKVNRNTESNDCINIFTNDLENENHQNAPSSSNILPQADVSIQKSEVDYKETVLEKSNTAYAVECTDGPTKITSENISIPNESRVCDSLRSNKVGQETDFQKPTAGDISVNYDAKHNTQYLENVTCNKKRSKKINDCIAMLTGKLEEKLKTEKNSLNKDEANIEKETNSENKSRLSGESKTPKRKTLSRKIIKVDSIPSQSSLGKAEVVLETTTSAPIISKIPSTPIVASTSIAKMITVSTSTMTITTCKSTVQNNINISYLSKPANINLLLENNKYSPLNKQPTQLVSTNPSPIVAVMPPITLASTNANSLLLTKPPTPLVVDKIKKATPALVNANTIVELVPPFPTLPLNLPLQTIQVHSTSIPPTPQPPVLTVLPQPPLLSTQVPIAPVVPVAPMAPIVPVAPMTPIVPVAPIFNSEPLNLSNTKIIKKPNVNELVCLTPYRGGIPMRRQTICGFEARNFILEDEPLDLSKKSSKDQSQDVPAMIPLLPIIKPMEIHNIPPIGMNMAIATHQDVSLNKQFYSNLELLKIPQIRNHGNSNSSEVSFVNAIPKCPSKKRNVGKNNNEPTSKSETSNRSKGSNKESSVNKKDSLMKGKSPLKMDDEVINHIDDAINSVINAVQASLPDNEEDIGVKYNKCNKNINQVQPINPVPLANQRIFDLAELPTQTQSSSMPIIVTHLPLPETSLQMQRCNEEETKNEEVVNTNLMKPLVLLPQKRYVRSKTVDCRPNALLIAPENVSDNLQHLTELPVAELNVINIATTNVSTKISECSKSINVIPKDTLEVPVIDCKTKTPNCDTNNFQNCETVLSQKTNNDLSVSNETHLNDKEPSSLPSDPQNVLKKCISPAVEVANEVNANITEENMSNINNTSSGFHSCGQVDNTVEATKKQRRRRKNELAAIVADQLLESFKIDKTRRDNLKKLENLAYEKSEDLFVTGMLLMSSTKRNVTSAKPDQLSNDVNSNKNSDSVSRQRQEQSKTKTAKVKHKQNASNNKALQLVDTIPTLMNTNNGPNEKSRDEKNAGNKRNKKRQSRSKGKPLDNENISKLKSSLESFSIGIEKQLTELEARNATLNVPESKLLNTSPASMRLSLLRPSILSANIESNLNEQKALLIESKATISSRDPRLNKNIHKNDHSEFSEMTSAEKDNNLVEIGDVEEDNYLTEIAKNVNEKIMSSENEEFMFVNDGFELGNELQDDSNSKFYSRPPTSMSVRSAPNFNDDRSNFGSICDENTNTEVMDMDLEDELSVYTSYSQDVGRGRGRRRRRRRSILLKRRPKKRVTHDNSAEKFECTLCKKIFYSLNSLTKHNMTLAHVSKLSAQEYLLSKTLENASTTSQIIPNNKEIQKYIPTDSTGSRKPANNSDVNLISEQSDTDLPHHNSLEQRVHPVNVMEKREKSDNGKGKTHFNNATRLNLNPDERLFFECCNILKGAETTCVNNGEDNNMGCAFDYNFKAKNQICMVPSNTFKSLSNEISKKQITSELVSCKPNVSQQEFKSPPVQHATILNKVGPTTSARDQRAASPNYSAISQFSAVTNATSRFKTKAAMKGYENTNVDLSLCKELEAKSPAVCKLTELAEIALGNEKSNSPEFTSISNHQEGSIYRRLASREYITSSVAVDNPKNCGDGIGQVDRIKINEVQSSTSSKTIMHSSKIKSVGEEQSKEACKRIVIPERPFKNIGLEEKETITFQKPKTTVSLLTDDNSISTTSYSDRDDFDFASLSCDEEPSPKVSNERNVKDNSDSSSSRATAKTFENKSLIMDRIFKNMGTKAKTSVKVQSIGIQKDPSPKADINQLFDELRGDCGPKVRASESTSKKHTVLDSSENLPLKQRQPIPQAERPLSFTRGSKESRKKSNVSSKSQKEITRLQSELGMSQEEIVKLINEGQRKSKRRCATNRPKKLVEMWSSDEYEEFLSTKDIIALIEEKEKQETRKKRKTSNHLTTSNNKNKVIESPKLITGRRKSVRCVADNKERSVEATAELKTYQCCKSNGASTKAQSNHVPTHSSENKGKYTRSCTTVGSDIKHKNSISSELNQKSTTNRINNKKKRSSKGSSETVVPKSLALDKGMREDKKISRMEITSADNAKGMLQGKEEQPEKNLSDLKQTNSRTRSNKERNYTESKDVVNNIKSLPRESGTSVVVNKHTNNQCNKNRRKNQSHQSPPRRKRLASEKLYYWSSSSDEEFGKISSACAQEFDGGEQYQKHGWIVGDSHKKLVTLLAIAKGNKKVDNSCGVKKNVCRKKN, encoded by the exons ATGTCTCGCTTTGGATTACGAAGCAGTTCGGATATCTTCAAAGTCTCTGAGGAGCAAGCAAATCGCAAGAAAATAGGTTCTGACAGCAAACTGTCTTCAAAACGAAATTGTCAGAAGAAAAAGAAACTTATTTACTTGCATAAAGATGAAGGATTGAACGAGTCTTGTACTCAAAAGGATGAAAATAAGTCTTCTGTCTCTATTGTGTGTAGTTTGCCTCTAAACCGATTAAGTGGATTTATAGAAAAGCtcaaaacaaacaatttgagtattgaaattaaaaatcaatatattaataaaagttcCCTTAATGAAGTAAAAGGCGTAGATGGAATAAATTTGTGCGACCAACTTTCTGTTGGAACTATCTGTGAGAATGTTGGTTCAAATCATCAGGAATTCGACGACTGCACTTCGTCTGTGGAAGAAAGCGTAAGAATTCTTTGCTTGTACTGTGATAAAAAGTTCACGTCCTATAAAATGCAGCTGAAACATGTTGAAAAGTTTCATATTCAGCATAAGAATCGCAGGTGTAGTGGCCGCAACTCACAAGTTGCTCTTCTAAACGATTCAAAAAAACAGCGAGGAGATTCTTGCGGCATTGTGGTAGCAAAATATCCTGGATGCATATACTGCAAACGATCTAGATCTAATCAAATAGAAGCATCGATTAAGGACTTAAACGATCTTTTTCTTCATTTCGTTGATTGTCATCCAGACAAATATTTTGGATGTAAATCATGTGTACTGCGTTttccaaacatttcaaaattgtCCCAACACATGCAGGCCATACATAAGGATATACCACACTTGGCAGATGATAGTTTAAAGTGCAAAGATTATGATTTAACTATATTGGAAAACGATGATATTGAAAAGAATAGTCGAGATAGATTGAAAACGACAAAGCCGAGGTGTTCTAAAACACAAAAGAGTGTTAATGTTAGCATTCCGTCTACATCACCCGAAGATCCCATAACCACGAATTCTAATACGATAATGGGTGCTGAAGAACCAATTTTATCTAGACTAGGGCTTGCACAAAATCGACTACCAAACAGCAGAAAAGGTATTCGTTCACGAAAAGATAGCATCCTCTCAGACTCGATACTGAAGCCTGATCAGCCATCTGTTTATATGACAGCTGTAAAAGCACGTAATAAATCTGGAAAAAATGCAATCAGAGAGAGTGGTGATGCCGAAGTGGTTTTTCGTATGCCGACAAGAACGGAAATGTTATCCAGTGTATTCGATGAAAACTTTTACAGAGATGTTGTTTCAAATGTTCGAAATaatctattatattttttggatgGAAAGCTTCTGGGAAATGTGGGTAGTGCCATGCATATGAATTCATCCGTTTCTTTAATCAAACATCAAATGCCAACTATTAAAAGTACATTGGCTGAAAGTCCCATTGTTCCGGATGAGCGCATTATTATAGATAGTGAGATTCATGCTGCCACAAGTCTTTCTACAATTACAGCTTTTCCAACACTTTTAACAGCAGAACAGTATGGTGGGGATGCGGTTTTATCAAAAATTCGAAGACCGCATACAAAACATTCTTGGAAGTGGAAATGGGATAGTGTGAAGAAGTTTAAGTTAATAAATGAAGGtggaaaaatagtaaaaaaaatgaagCAGCCAATGCTGGGGCTACGGGATTTATCAAAACTGGATATGTGGACTCAACTGTCGATGCGTCAAAAACACGAAATGCAGCAGTGTATTTTAAATGCTGACTCCCACTCGAATGAAAGCGTACGAGAAGAAAAGCAACGAATAAATgaacaattaaattatattctggATATGCGCTTATTACCTCATATCATCTTGGAACAAAATGAacaagcaataataaaaatcgagAATGATGAATTTGGAATATTATCACATATGCCAAATAGTGAGGAGGATGGATCGTATAATATTCTGAATCAATCATTTGTCGATGAAACCTTTTTTTCCATACTACAACTTTCACCCAATCACGAGCTTCATTGTAATCGAACACAACTAGTATTAAGTGGAGAATGGGCGCGACCAAGATGTTATCTATGCATGTGTTGTGGCGCGAAATTCGAAAAGTTAAAATCCTTAGAAGAACATAAAATGTTTCGCCATTCGCACGTTCTTTCCGCCCACTATGAGGTGGTTGGACGTGAGTTACTGGCAGGAAACTCACTGTGCCACTTATTTATACCCAATCGAGCATTAAGTTATTATGGCAATGAAAGTTACAGTAATTCGAATATTGTGCGAAAAATTGGTTGGAAAAAAAATGAGTCGATCCACATAAGTCAAAGGATATTAACAGGTTCAACAGGAGATGATGATTCTTCTGATAGCATACAATCGACTGTAAATAGTTGCACTTTAAATGTTTACAGTGCTAAACATAGTACAACCACAGATGAGTGCGACACTGACACAAAAACCACCTTAGACATTAACACCGGATCGCCATCGAATAGTATGCAGTCGTCGAATTCCCTATTTACTGCGCCATCAAAAATGCATCTAAAATGTAAGGAGGGGGtttcaatttcaacaaaatgctCAAAGTGCACACGCAGATGCAATGGAACTTTAGATTTATATCGGCATATGTTGGATTGTTCGGGCGATTATATTTGGTCTCTAGCTAAGAAAAGAAAATACCGTTATTATTGTGGATCTAAAAAACGGCGCTCGTGGAACAAGCATAACTTCGCGGAGTTACGCAAAAAGCCTCAAAAGATCTCAAAACCGTCGCCTCCATCAAATGACACTGAAGAGAGCATTTCTTCTTCTAAAGTGAAAACTCCTTCAAGACAGCGTCCCAGCGATG ctgaatcaataaaaaaaatgctgGAAAATTTACCGCCCAAACggatatgcaaaaaaatattcccgGCTTTAACCAAGAcaaagaaatcgaaatttataACGAAGCATAAGATATACAGTAGTCAAGGGAGACTTAGATCTACTCGGGCTAGGCAAATTTCAAAACTATCAAAGTCCAAAGttaatttttccaataaaacaaacaaaagtatGAAAAGATTGCATCATAAATCCGACAAGATGGTCGTGAAACACAATCCCAAAAATTTACTCAAAGTAAATAGAAATACAGAGAGTAACgactgtataaatatttttacaaatgatCTAGAAAATGAAAATCATCAAAATGCTCCAAGTTCTAGTAATATTTTACCACAAGCCGATGTATCCATCCAGAAAAGCGAAGTTGATTATAAAGAAACAGTTTTGGAAAAATCGAATACTGCATATGCTGTAGAATGTACGGACGGACCAACAAAGATTACATCAGAAAATATCAGTATTCCGAATGAGAGTCGAGTTTGTGACAGCTTACGTTCAAATAAAGTTGGGCAAGAAACTGATTTTCAAAAACCGACCGCAGGGGATATTTCGGTAAACTATGATGCCAAACACAACACACAATATCTTGAAAATGTTACCTGCAATAAGAAAAGAAGCAAAAAGATCAATGACTGTATTGCTATGCTGACCGGTAAATTGGAAGAAAAACTAAAGActgaaaaaaattcattaaacaaAGATGAGGCAAACATAGAAAAAGAAACTAATAGCGAAAATAAAAGTAGGTTAAGTGGTGAATCCAAAACACCCAAGAGAAAAACACTTTCGCGAAAGATAATAAAAGTGGACAGTATCCCCTCCCAATCGTCATTAGGTAAAGCTGAGGTAGTGCTGGAAACTACAACATCAGCACCAATTATATCGAAAATACCGAGTACTCCAATCGTCGCAAGTACATCAATTGCAAAAATGATAACAGTCTCAACGTCAacaatgacaataacaacatgCAAATCAACGgtccaaaataatataaatataagttaCCTCTCAAAACCCGCAAATATTAACCTGTTGctagaaaataacaaatattctcCGTTGAATAAACAACCCACACAATTAGTATCAACAAATCCTAGTCCTATTGTAGCCGTAATGCCACCAATTACCTTGGCTTCAACGAATGCTAATTCATTATTGTTAACGAAACCACCTACACCTTTAGTCgtggataaaattaaaaaagcaacGCCAGCACTAGTAAATGCGAATACAATTGTTGAATTGGTACCTCCATTTCCAACACTGCCTCTTAATCTTCCATTGCAAACTATACAAGTCCATTCAACATCTATACCGCCGACGCCACAGCCGCCTGTCTTAACAGTATTACCACAGCCACCTCTTTTGTCAACACAGGTACCTATCGCTCCGGTTGTACCTGTTGCTCCTATGGCTCCCATTGTACCAGTCGCACCAATGACACCTATAGTGCCTGTTGCGCCTATATTCAATTCAGAACCACTAAATTTATCcaatacaaaaattatcaaaaaaccaAATGTAAACGAATTAGTTTGCTTAACTCCATATCGAGGTGGCATACCGATGAGAAGACAAACCATTTGTGGTTTTGAAGCTAGAAATTTTATTCTGGAAGATGAACCTTTAGACCTTTCAAAAAAATCTAGCAAGGATCAATCACAAGATGTTCCGGCCATGATTCCACTATTACCTATAATTAAACCTATGGAAATCCATAACATTCCTCCAATCGGTATGAATATGGCCATTGCGACTCATCAAGATGTTTCTTTAAACAAGCAATTTTATTCTAATCTGGAACTACTGAAGATTCCACAAATACGAAACCATGGAAATTCCAACAGCAGCGAAGTGAGTTTTGTAAATGCAATCCCTAAATGTCCGTCTAAGAAACGGAATGTaggtaaaaacaacaacgaacctACTTCCAAATCCGAAACGTCGAACAGAAGTAAGGGTAGTAACAAGGAATCTTCAGTGAACAAAAAGGATAGTTTAATGAAGGGCAAAAGCCCTCTAAAAATGGATGATGAAGTTATAAATCATATCGACGATGCTATAAATTCTGTAATTAATGCTGTTCAGGCAAGTTTGCCAGATAATGAGGAAGATATTGGTGTCAAATATAAtaagtgcaataaaaatattaatcaagtGCAACCAATAAATCCAGTACCTCTTGCTAATCAGAGAATATTCGATCTGGCAGAACTCCCTACACAAACACAGTCATCGTCAATGCCAATTATTGTGACGCATTTACCATTGCCCGAAACATCGTTACAGATGCAAAGGTGTAACGAAGAAGAAACGAAAAACGAAGAagttgtaaatacaaatttaatgaagCCTTTGGTGCTCCTACCTCAAAAGCGTTACGTTCGATCGAAAACTGTAGATTGTCGTCCAAACGCGCTGTTGATTGCCCCAGAAAATGTATCAGATAACTTGCAACATCTAACTGAATTGCCCGTGGCTGAGCTCAACGTAATAAATATAGCAACTACCAACGTTTCTACTAAAATCTCAGAATGTTCAAAAAGTATCAATGTTATACCTAAGGATACACTTGAGGTCCCCGTTATAGACTGCAAAACGAAAACTCCAAACTGCGATACCAACAATTTTCAGAATTGCGAAACAGTcttaagccaaaaaacaaataatgattTAAGTGTTTCGAATGAAACACACTTAAATGATAAAGAGCCTTCAAGTCTTCCCTCTGATCCACAAAATGTATTGAAGAAATGCATTTCTCCAGCAGTCGAAGTTGCGAATGAAGTAAATGCAAACATAACTGAGGAAAATATGAGCAACATTAATAATACGTCATCTGGTTTCCATAGTTGTGGACAAGTGGATAACACAGTGGAGGCCACGAAGAAACAGAGGCGTCGACGTAAAAATGAGTTGGCTGCTATTGTAGCTGACCAACTTCTggaaagctttaaaatagaTAAAACCCGACGTGATAATCTTaaaaagttggaaaatttaGCTTACGAAAAGAGCGAGGATCTGTTTGTTACAGGTATGTTATTAATGTCAAGTACAAAGAGAAATGTTACGTCTGCCAAACCCGATCAACTGAGTAATGATGTAAACTCAAATAAGAATTCTGATAGCGTAAGTCGGCAAAGGCAAGAGCAAAGCAAAACCAAAACAGCCAAGgtgaaacacaaacaaaatgctaGTAACAATAAAGCTCTTCAGCTTGTAGACACAATACCAACCCTCATGAATACAAACAATGGTCCGAATGAGAAATCCAGAGACGAGAAAAATGcaggaaataaaagaaataaaaaacggCAATCTCGTAGCAAAGGTAAACCTTTGGACAACGAGAatataagtaaattaaaatCATCACTTGAGTCATTTTCTATTGGCATAGAAAAACAACTTACAGAATTAGAAGCTAGAAATGCAACCCTTAATGTTCCTGAATCAAAACTCTTAAACACTTCACCAGCTTCTATGAGGCTATCTCTTCTAAGACCAAGTATACTATCTGCGAACATTGAATCAAATTTGAATGAACAAAAAGCACTTCTTATTGAAAGTAAAGCTACGATTTCTAGTCGTGACCCTCGgcttaataaaaacatacacaAAAATGATCATAGTGAATTTTCTGAAATGACATCAGCGGAAAAGGATAATAATTTAGTAGAAATAGGTGATGTTGAGGAAGATAATTATCTAACAGAAATCGCTAAAAACGTCAATGAGAAGATCATGTCTTCAGAAAACGAAGAGTTTATGTTCGTAAATGATGGCTTTGAATTAGGTAATGAGTTGCAAGATGATTCAAATAGTAAATTCTATAGTCGTCCACCCACATCAATGAGTGTTCGGAGTGCTCCAAACTTTAACGATGATCGATCGAACTTCGGATCTATTTGTGATGAAAATACGAATACAGAAGTAATGGACATGGATTTAGAAGACGAACTGAGTGTGTATACCAGTTATTCACAGGATGTAGGAAGGGGTCGTGGAAGGAGAAGACGACGAAGAAGAAGTATTTTGTTGAAGCGGAGACCAAAAAAGCGTGTAACTCATGACaattcagcagaaaaatttgAGTGTacattatgcaaaaaaattttttattcgctaaaTTCATTGACgaaacacaacatgacattagCACATGTATCAAAACTATCTGCACAAGAGTACCTCTTATCGAAAACATTGGAGAACGCATCAACTACATCTCAGATTATCCCCAacaataaagaaatacaaaaatatattccaaCTGATTCCACAGGCTCACGGAAACCGGCGAACAACAGTGATGTAAATCTAATTTCTGAACAAAGTGATACTGACCTCCCACACCATAATAGCTTGGAACAACGGGTTCATCCTGTCAATGTCAtggaaaaaagagaaaaaagtgACAATGGCAAAGGTAAAACGCATTTCAATAACGCTACACGTCTGAATCTTAATCCAGATGAGCGTTTGTTCTTCGAATGTTGTAACATATTGAAAGGAGCGGAAACAACATGTGTAAACAATGGCGAAGATAATAATATGGGCTGTGCATTTGATTACAACTTCAAAGCCAAAAATCAAATATGCATGGTTCCAAGCAATACTTTCAAATCGTTATCCAACGAAATCTCCAAAAAACAGATTACCTCAGAACTAGTTAGTTGCAAACCTAACGTCTCTCAGCAGGAGTTTAAAAGTCCTCCTGTTCAGCATGCAACTATTTTGAACAAAGTTGGACCCACTACTTCTGCTCGAGATCA aCGAGCGGCTTCACCTAACTATTCAGCCATTTCTCAGTTTTCTGCTGTAACTAATGCAACATCTAGATTTAAAACTAAAGCTGCCATGAAAGGTTATGAAAACACTAATGTGGACTTATCGTTGTGTAAGGAATTGGAAGCAAAATCGCCTGCTGTGTGTAAATTGACTGAGTTAGCCGAAATCGCTTTGGGAAATGAGAAATCCAATTCACCGGAATTTACTTCCATATCAAACCACCAGGAAGGTTCTATTTATAGACGGCTGGCAAGTCGAGAATATATAACATCATCAGTCGCTGTTGATAATCCGAAAAATTGTGGTGATGGTATTGGCCAAGTGGATCGAATCAAAATTAATGAAGTTCAAAGTTCAACGTCATCGAAAACCATAATGCATTCTTCCAAAATAAAATCTGTAGGGGAAGAGCAGAGTAAGGAAGCCTGCAAAAGAATTGTTATACCAGAGAGGCCATTTAAAAATATCGGTCTAGAAGAAAAGGAAACAATTACCTTTCAAAAGCCCAAAACAACTGTTAGTTTGCTAACAGATGATAACAGTATTTCGACAACTAGCTACTCAGATCGTGATGATTTTGACTTTGCTTCTTTGAGTTGCGATGAAGAGCCTAGCCCAAAGGTTAGTAATGAAAGGAATGTCAAAGATAACTCGGATAGTAGTTCTAGTCGAGCGACagctaaaacttttgaaaataaatcacTCATAATGGAtcgcatatttaaaaatatgggtACGAAAGCAAAAACATCTGTGAAAGTACAAAGTATAGGCATACAGAAGGATCCGTCACCAAAAGCTGACATCAATCAATTGTTTGATGAATTACGTGGTGATTGTGGACCTAAAGTGAGAGCATCCGAGAGCACTTCTAAAAAGCATACTGTTTTAGATAGCTCCGAAAATTTGCCACTTAAACAAAGGCAACCAATTCCTCAAGCGGAAAGGCCATTATCGTTTACTCGTGGATCGAAGGAAAGCCGAAAGAAATCTAACGTTAGCTCGAAGAGCCAGAAAGAAATAACGAGACTGCAATCAGAATTAGGTATGAGTCAGGAAGAGATTGTCAAACTAATTAACGAAGGGCAAAGAAAATCGAAAAGACGTTGCGCGACAAATAGACCAAAAAAGCTGGTGGAAATGTGGAGTTCAGATGAGTATGAAGAATTTTTATCTACGAAGGATATAATTGCGTTAATAGAGGAAAAGGAAAAACAAGAAACCCGAAAAAAACGAAAGACCTCGAATCACTTAACtacaagtaataataaaaataaagttattgaaAGTCCCAAGCTAATAACTGGAAGGAGGAAAAGTGTAAGGTGTGTTGCTGATAATAAGGAAAGATCTGTAGAGGCCACTGCAGAGTTGAAAACTTACCAATGCTGTAAATCGAACGGTGCATCAACAAAGGCGCAGAGCAACCATGTGCCCACACATTCCTCTGagaataaaggaaaatatactCGTAGTTGTACAACAGTTGGCAGCgatattaaacataaaaatagtattagtaGTGAATTAAACCAGAAAAGTACAACTAATcgcataaataataagaaaaaacggTCCTCCAAAGGCAGTTCCGAAACTGTTGTACCCAAATCGTTAGCATTAGATAAAGGGATGAGGGAAGATAAAAAGATATCTAGAATGGAAATCACTTCCGCAGATAATGCTAAAGGTATGCTGCAAGGGAAAGAGGAACAGCCCGAAAAAAATTTATCAGATTTGAAACAAACTAATTCTAGAACTAGGagtaataaagaaagaaattataCTGAAAGTAAGGATGttgtaaataacataaaatcatTACCTAGGGAATCTGGCACGAGTGTTGTAGTTAATAAGCACACGAATAATCAATGTAATAAGAATCGAAGAAAAAATCAATCCCATCAATCGCCTCCACGTCGAAAGCGTTTGGCATCCGAAAAACTGTACTACTGGTCGTCGTCAAGTGACGAAGAATTTGGTAAAATCAGTTCAGCATGTGCCCAAGAGTTTGATGGCGGCGAACAATATCAAAAGCATGGATGGATTGTAGGAGATTCACATAAAAAACTAGTGACTTTACTCGCAATAGCAAAAGGAAACAAAAAAGTTGATAATAGTTGTGGAGTAAAGAAAAATGTTTGCAGAAAGAAAAACTAA